The following are encoded in a window of Lentisphaera araneosa HTCC2155 genomic DNA:
- a CDS encoding DUF1559 domain-containing protein, which yields MIKLKKFTLIEVLIAIAIAIIGILASMLLPVLGKARRTAKTVLCKNNLKTLGMANFIYGDNWDNYPVPYRDNNGNWWYKNSEFKEYYPYYRQDQNNFQVNAACHEAVARTAATTNGIRADLVYGHNGIGGGSGNSLGFRGISYNMISSPSNFLHYSEQNNQDAGVYPGNFDSRHEDKSNVL from the coding sequence ATGATAAAGTTAAAAAAATTCACTCTGATTGAAGTTTTAATTGCAATTGCAATTGCAATTATAGGTATTTTAGCTTCTATGCTCTTACCTGTCTTAGGGAAAGCTCGACGTACAGCTAAAACCGTCTTGTGTAAAAACAATTTAAAAACTCTTGGCATGGCTAATTTTATTTATGGAGATAATTGGGATAATTACCCTGTTCCTTATAGAGATAACAATGGAAATTGGTGGTACAAAAACAGTGAATTCAAAGAATATTATCCTTACTATCGCCAAGATCAAAATAATTTCCAAGTCAATGCGGCCTGTCATGAAGCAGTTGCTAGAACCGCAGCTACGACAAATGGCATCAGAGCAGATCTTGTTTATGGACATAATGGGATAGGAGGTGGCAGTGGCAATAGCCTTGGCTTTCGAGGTATTTCTTATAACATGATCAGCTCACCCTCTAACTTTCTTCATTACAGTGAGCAAAACAATCAAGACGCTGGCGTTTACCCTGGTAATTTCGATTCTCGCCATGAGGATAAATCCAACGTTCTTTAA
- a CDS encoding arylsulfatase encodes MLSIFKYLLIVISLSALSSDTKTNIIFILADDLGYGELGSYGQEKIKTPELDKMAASGIRFTNHYSGYTTCTMSRKVLMTGKHIANLPMGDRIPSITIAGLLKNAGYKTAMIGKWGMKGRPGHDNSPEKHGFDHVFTYDNQGFAHFYYPEYLWRNGEKIHYPTNKNLLTEDGYIKEKHDGVYSHDEFTKDALGFIEENKDRPFFLYLPYTIPHAEITVPHDSVEPYLKLNWPETPKIIGGGGSKDPGYGSQYVKGYCGQKYPHAAYAGMISRMDRDVGRILDLLKKLKIEENTLVLFGSDNGASPEGGQTLEFFQSSGKLRGDKRSIYEAGTRTPFIAYWPKTIQAGQKTGHISAYCDFVATACDVAGIKTPEHSDGVSYLPSLLGNRHQQAQRPYIFNAWKSWSSVRVKEWKLIANRKKDLSPAERFELYNLEKDEGEMKNLATQHPEKVQSLHKLINKISKRHYTP; translated from the coding sequence ATGTTATCCATTTTTAAATATCTCTTGATTGTTATTTCCTTAAGCGCTTTAAGTTCAGACACAAAGACCAACATCATTTTTATCTTAGCAGATGATCTCGGCTATGGTGAACTCGGCTCTTATGGTCAAGAAAAAATCAAAACTCCTGAACTGGACAAAATGGCTGCTAGTGGCATTCGCTTTACTAATCACTACTCGGGTTACACCACCTGTACCATGTCTCGCAAAGTTCTCATGACTGGAAAACATATCGCCAACCTTCCCATGGGTGATAGAATACCTTCCATCACTATTGCTGGGCTGCTTAAGAATGCCGGCTATAAGACAGCGATGATTGGCAAATGGGGTATGAAGGGTCGTCCAGGCCACGACAATAGCCCCGAAAAACACGGCTTTGATCATGTCTTCACTTACGATAATCAGGGCTTCGCACACTTTTATTACCCCGAATACCTTTGGCGCAATGGCGAAAAAATCCATTACCCCACCAACAAGAACTTACTTACGGAAGACGGCTATATCAAAGAAAAACACGATGGGGTTTACAGTCACGACGAATTTACCAAAGACGCATTAGGGTTTATCGAAGAAAATAAAGACAGACCCTTTTTTCTCTACCTGCCCTACACTATCCCCCATGCAGAGATCACTGTACCCCATGATTCTGTTGAACCCTATCTAAAACTCAATTGGCCTGAAACTCCAAAAATTATCGGTGGCGGCGGTTCAAAAGACCCCGGCTATGGCAGTCAGTACGTCAAAGGTTACTGCGGACAAAAATACCCCCACGCCGCCTACGCCGGAATGATCAGTCGCATGGATCGAGATGTGGGACGCATACTAGATCTACTCAAAAAACTCAAAATAGAAGAAAACACCCTCGTACTCTTTGGTAGCGATAACGGCGCTTCTCCCGAAGGCGGTCAAACGCTGGAGTTCTTTCAGAGTTCTGGCAAACTCAGAGGTGATAAGCGCAGTATTTATGAAGCAGGAACCCGCACACCTTTTATTGCCTACTGGCCTAAAACTATTCAAGCAGGTCAGAAAACAGGTCATATTAGTGCTTATTGTGACTTCGTGGCCACTGCCTGTGATGTGGCGGGCATCAAAACTCCTGAGCATAGTGACGGCGTGAGCTACCTTCCTAGCCTTTTGGGGAACCGCCATCAGCAGGCGCAACGTCCTTATATATTTAATGCCTGGAAATCTTGGTCATCCGTTCGCGTCAAAGAATGGAAGCTCATTGCCAATCGCAAAAAAGATTTAAGTCCCGCTGAACGCTTTGAACTCTATAATTTAGAAAAAGATGAAGGGGAAATGAAAAACCTGGCGACTCAACATCCCGAAAAGGTTCAGTCCCTGCACAAACTCATCAATAAAATTTCCAAACGTCACTACACACCCTAA
- a CDS encoding LamG domain-containing protein, with amino-acid sequence MRFIFVIIFFNISLLADKALIEEDFDKLNKKTFKNIELTRGKEGKAASFDGESSLINLPTPFKKGHSGVSVSFFIKPKKSDIKKSYENLISIGSHKGISIRFKQEYTLSIGAGTHHRIMHSLKDQKYNRKWIHILVTRDKKEVKLYIDNVLIDTSPCPEKEQYNHQDILIGAAYYDGDKSVTEQHYEGLIDELKIYDKVINKQSGIQSI; translated from the coding sequence ATGAGATTCATATTCGTAATTATCTTTTTTAACATCAGCCTTTTAGCTGATAAAGCACTTATCGAAGAAGACTTTGATAAGTTAAATAAGAAAACTTTTAAAAACATCGAACTCACAAGAGGCAAAGAGGGAAAAGCGGCCTCTTTCGATGGCGAATCAAGCCTGATCAATTTACCCACTCCCTTCAAAAAGGGCCATTCGGGCGTCTCTGTGTCCTTTTTTATCAAGCCCAAAAAATCAGATATTAAAAAATCGTACGAGAACCTTATCAGTATTGGTAGCCACAAGGGGATTTCTATCCGTTTTAAACAGGAGTACACCTTAAGTATCGGGGCGGGAACTCACCATAGAATTATGCACTCTCTCAAAGATCAAAAATACAATAGAAAGTGGATTCACATACTAGTGACACGCGATAAGAAGGAAGTTAAACTCTACATCGATAATGTCTTAATTGATACATCTCCATGCCCCGAGAAAGAGCAATATAACCATCAAGACATTCTTATTGGAGCCGCTTACTATGATGGCGATAAATCGGTCACTGAACAGCATTATGAAGGTCTTATAGATGAACTAAAAATCTATGACAAAGTCATCAATAAACAATCAGGCATACAGAGTATTTAA